The DNA region ccaGTTTTATTCCATACTGtcgttttctatttttaagttaTGAAGCACAGTAGTGAAACTTTAAGCTGCTGCTGTGCCAGTTACCGAgtaggttgttgctaggtaaccatagattgagtgagttgctaggtaaccattGAGAGAGTGAGTCAGTTAATTACACCAACCTGGTTTAGCCCGCCTTCAGAGGTCGAGTTGCTAAAGTCTTTCCTTTGCCTACATCTCctagaatgctgtgcggttctggatcagagttcagtgaaattattgagtATTTGGTTAGACGTATTATCCATTGATACTGATCATTTGTCTATAGCTATGTATATTATTGGTTTATTGCCCAGGCctaattttctgttgtttttatttattttcattattcagACGTTCCAGGAGAGCGACATGGAGAGCACAGCTTCGTCCCCCAGAGGGACTCGGCTGAATCGAGCCGAAGATGACAGCTGCAGCCCCTGGCAGGTAGCAACTGACAACCACAGGATTGGCTGAAAGTCGCCATTATCTACGGTCACGCTGTCTCTCTTTTGTCAGACGTCTCGAATTCGGTCCCGGCGTCTGAAGGACGGGTTAATGGggccccctcctcctcctaaAGCCCCGCCCTCCAAAGGCGCGACGGacagcagcttcctggagaAGCTGCACGCTGTTGAGGAGGAGCTAGCTGGCTGCATGGAGCCGTACCAGGTAACTGTAGTAGGGCCGTCCAAAGCCtttttggggccctaagcagattttcttttgggGCCCCCCATTACAAGAAACATGTCAATGCCAGACACTTCATCATTCCGAAACTACTCTTTATTTGTAACATACCTGCTATCATTAGCATCATCTGTAGTTAGCTTACATTATACCAGTGTTATTGTGATTTTCAACTTCCATGAATagcaaactaaaacaaaattttgattttggaaTGGAGAGTagcagtaactagttacatttactcaattaatTTACGTGAGTAACTTAATTGAGTTACTCATGTAACTCAATTACGTAAGTTGCGTttgaaaaatttttaaaatgtactttcaggaatatttttactacgctgtaccttttacttttacgtgagtaatttttttattaagtatttctactcttacttgagtaaaatgtctggattctCTATgtgctgaatgaaaaataaacatgttttcaccaaAAATGCACCATaagcagacacacacctgcaatttttgttaaagtttcataagttttttttattgaaataaactgatttggaaataattatattgcctgattttgttatttttttattacttctataaattattgtcagtttggtccttaaaataccaacatttccacttaaccttatattttgatccatctgattatgtattttttaaatattaaatgattgataattttaTCAGTTACTTAgtacttaagtagatttttttttaaccaaatactgttttttacttctacttgagtAGTTTGTTGGactgctactttttacttttatttgagtaaaaatatgccAAAGTaatgctacttttacttgagtacaatttttgtcTACTCTGTGTGTCTAAGTGTGCCATATTATTTCAACTATTTGAAGATTTATGTAAGCCTTAATTTCAGGACAAAGATGATTCTGATGGgctaaatagaaaaacatgccacacttttcagattttatttgtttaaaacctTGAAAACTAAGCTTAATTTGCTTTCTACTGGTTATTAATCTAACTTCCTCAGCCTATGTCTGAGTCAGAGGATGAGTCCGGGGTGATGGCGTACCGGACCCGGTCCAAGCGTCCTCTCCGCAACGTCCCGTTAGGCCAGCTGGAGGCGGAGCTCCGAGCCCCCGACATTACCCCAGATATGTACGACTCCAGCTCGGCGCCGGAGGACCGGGACTGGACCGACTGGCTGAGAGGCCTGATGAGCTCAGACGTTGATAACGAAGGTAAGCGATCGTCGTAAggttagttaaaaaaaacaaacttacaagtaatcgttgattaatagtaaataaaatcagtttcagtcGATAATGTCGACCTTATAAGTCTTAGACCttattttagtgttgtagtttggccgccatccagcagagggcgccgctgggcATTCTTAAACGGAGCCAttgagagaaataaagatggcgGAGATAACACAAGAACGGCAAAGAGTCACGGTCCAACCAGAGTCCGGTGTGGGATGGAAAGTGAactttatgcggttctgttttgaaaaataaacactcGACAAGCTCCTTAAGTTTCGCTTTAATAACGCTCATTTAGTCGAACTGCTTGACAGGGAAGCGTCaacttcttatttaaaaaatgaactgatGACAGAAAagcggaggaaaaaaaacagtcaaccACAGACAATACTTATGGATCAACATTAagtttttcttatattttatccttttcatctttttttttatttagcaatcCAATAgactccttttttattttataaatatgtctaattttaatattgtgagaaagccacactgtaaaaatgtaattatgtgttttttaaattcagcataTTATGAAACATTTCGCCcttcattaaaaattattgGCCCTCttgatacaagagaaaactcaggtttttaagaaaatggtcGCTAATCAAATAATCATTAATTTATGAAGAAGATTAATCAACTTTAAATTAAGTCATTAACTGATAAGAAACTTTGTCTCTATCTACCAGAGGAGTGTGACGATGAAGATGATCCAGAGTACAACTTCCTGGCCGACATCGATGAGCCCGACCTGGAGGATTACCGTGACGACAAGGCCGTCCGCATCACCAGTCAGTACAGATCGCCTGTAAACTAGTCATGCAGCTTCACTGTCAGTCATCAGGGATGAAACTGTCACTGTTTCCTTCAGtttgtgtgaatattttccCCTGATTTCTAAAAGTGGCTTCATTAGTCCTTCATCTCTGAAAGCTGTTTCTCTTTTGAAATCGTGAATGATGGACGTTTTTCTCTCCTTCAGAGAAGGAAGTGAACGAGCTGATGGAGGAGCTGTTTGAAACGGTACAAAACtctcttcattcattcattcattcattggtGAGCTCACTGGTAATGAATAAACTACCAACTGTAAAGAAAGTATCAAatactttttctgctttttttttattactattgaTCCTTGTGGTAAAAGCATCAGTTTAATCTGGAGCTGAAGTGTTTCCAGGTTTCACTAAGGAtagaatgaaaaacatttatgttgcaAGATGGTTTTTCCTTTCTCCATctatccatctgtctgtccattTGTTCGTTCATCTATCTGTGAATCATTCTTTTCTCCTTTCAGCATATTTATCTGTCCAATCAGTCCATCCTGCCCATTcataaattcataataaatgtttccatttagACTTTTTTAACAGTAACTGAATTTTGGGAATTTGAGTTtggaaaatgaaggaattttaacataataaaagctacaaactgatttatttccttAACTTAACCCTCTGATCTTCACGATTCTTGTAAAGTTTAATGtttgctaaaaaagaaaagcagctgaaGGTTTTCAGAGCTTATGCTTAGACCGGATATAGCTGTGTTAGCGCTAACCTGAAGCTAATGTTcagatgtgtgtctgtgtctcagCTGAAGGAAGACCTGGCTGGACAGGAAGTGGATGACGAAGATGAGGAGCAACAGGAGGAAACTCCCGCTTTTCAGGCCTTAACGCTGGAGGAGCAGCGCGTGTACGTAACACACTGACGAGCATCGCTATGACGATAGGGAGGCGCGTTTACTTCCTGTTGACTGCTGGTTTCTACTTCAGAGACGCGGCCGAAGACGAGGCTGAGGACGAGCCAATCACAGGGCTGCGAAcggtgaggcagcagctggCTCTGATCAGGAAGCGGCGACAGACAAACCCGATGTTCAGTGCTCAGAGTCCAGAACCGTTCACCCTGACGCTCAgcccgcagcagcagcagcggcttcagcagcagctgcagcaggtacCGATCCGGACCGGGTTCTGCTCTGCACCAGAACCTCAGCTCAACTCTGAGCTCTGACTAAAAGTGACTTTTACTTCAATTATCTGTTCTGTGAGTAGTGCAATGGAGTACTAGGACTAAGATACAagaattttagtttaattacgTGAAtttagtcataatattagcagaatggacacacaattttaccagaagaacgatttaaaattacaacaaaataaaaaagttttatggATAAAAGCTTCTAGCGTTATCAAGATCTAACTTACAGCAAATTATTAGGTCTATACTAGGGGgggaaaataaaagtgaaaaaactaaagttacaagaataaagttgtaatattatgagaataatgtCATAATTTTACAATAATAAGGTTGCAATACTATAactgtattcttgtaatattgtgactttattctcttaattaaaaatgttttaaatcgtAGTCTGACCCTAATATTAAGTTGTAGatttgacctgaattcaaaatccaaataaataaaagctgtaaagaacgcttgtcaaacaagatggccgccctgggcgCTCTGATATCACTCTGAaacatggaaacacattttcatatttcaggAGTGAAttagtgggggaaaaaaataaaattttccaaaaataaaatcttcaaaaattcaataaatcagTTTCTCACCCAGtccgacctttgacctttctctctgtgtctcaGCACATCCAGCTGCTGACTCAGATCAACCTGCTGGCCTCACCTGTCCCCAAGCTGCACAGTGAGGCAGAGACCACCAGGCAGTTCCTGGTAACTTGCTTTCTCCACCTCTAGATTAAGATTTAATCCCAGGTTTCCTCCATTTGGTTCGACTGTCAAACTGTAGGGAAGACACTGCTGAAGACGTTTCTGTTCTCATCTTTCAGTTTGAGTTGGACATGTTGGCTCAGAGGGTAGAAATCTTCAGGTCTGCAGATGATCCCGGTTTCCGCAGTGCTTTCAGAACCACtaacctgcagggggcgctggaGCTTCTGGAGGAACTGCGGCAGACGCCCATTGACTACCGGCCGCAGAGCCACAAGCCCGACGGCAGAGGACACAGTGAGTGTCTGTCCGACCCTCACAGCGCGACCACAAGGCCTTAAAACGTCTTAAAATCAGTTATATGAAATTAAGGCCTTataatgtcttaaattcatcaCACACAAAAACTTACGTCGACTTTACGATCTTAAATTTTGACGTGGCATCCCCAGAACATTTTCATAGAGGTGGCCAGATCAGGCCAGTAAAAATTTTaggagctaaaaaaaataaaacaagacatttatataattttatttttagaattattGGGCTTACATTGTTGAATAAGGTTACTCTGTGTGCCTTTCTAACACATGGACATGATTCTCTGGAAGATCCAGAGGGGCACCCAGTTTCTTTTAAGAGGGGCTCATGTCCCCTCTGTCCCCCCACTTTGGGGCGCCACTGGTGGCAGGACTATTTCATCTCATATATTTTATGTGGGATTTTTCTCATGGAGCTTTACtatcaggcaaaagtttgagttgtgTGCAGACATCAGACATTACACAATTTTGGTTCCCTGCCTTTCTTTTGTACATCTCTGTggtgattaaactttaaattttatttacaatggtTTTATAAAGTTAGAAATGTGAGTTGGTTTTCAGTACAGCAGCCGTACggtttcagtttgtgtttttcggTCTCTTCAGTGCGCTGTTTCCCCGTCATGCCAGCTGAGCTCGCCTGGCTGTTCGCCACGCGACCCGTGTTCCTCTACCCTGAACTGCTGCCTTGTGTCAACCTGGACCCAGCGATGTACTGCCCCCGCAGGACGGCGGCCTTCACTGCAGCAGAGGACTGGTAACTAAAGAGAGAATCTACTTCATTGAGCTGAAATTAGAGATTCAGTTCCTGGTTTTCCACAAGATCTGACCAAGGcaaataaatcatcttttattgattaatcaaatttttgaaaattaaatttttggaaaatctggattctTTTCTTCCAATGCACTCTTTGGATTttcatagttcagagtgatgtcagggAGCCCGAGGCCGccattttgttttgtagcatttttacagcttatatttattttgactttgagTTCAGGTCAACTTTATGACAAAATATAGGAGTCGGGctaggttttttctttttcttttttttttccttcttacaaaaataaattcatgatGTTACCAGAATAAGATTATAATATTTAGAGAATGATATAGTAATTTTAAGAcgtttttctggtaaaattgtgtcTTTCTTCAACAAATATTATGATAATATTctcatattaaaacaaaaattctcaTAGGTTGGCTTACAATAAATAACTGCCAGTAAATAAacgataaaataaataaataaaagccacttaaattttttttggtcatttgtagtttttttttttttttagaaaagaaagcaagaaaaaatagattaaaaaataaaacttacttTAAAGTGTTAGAGGGAGAACCGTAGCAAACTGGGAGTTGAATTTgcgtgggttttttttatcttttctccTCAGTCTGCTGGTCCTCGGCCTCAGGAACATGGAGGGAGCCTGCGACCCGCCAAAGCTTGTGTCTCAGTTTCTGCTCAGGAAAACCGTGGTGCAAGTCCGCCGCAGGATCCTGCAGTGCTGCAGACCTGGAAGTCCTGACAACATCGTAAAAGtacgaaaaaaaaaataatcacttgCAGAGAAAACCATCCGCTGTTCTCATTAGTGACcgactcctcctcctctgcaggcCTTCAGGTACCAGCAGGTGGTGTGGCCCATGCTGGTGGCCTCCAGTAATGTTGACCCGGCCGAACTGCGCCCCCCGGTGGCGAGAGACGAGAAGAGCATGCCTCTCTGGCTCGTGGTATTAAAGCAGTTTCCTTCAACAGAATAAAGTTACAGTGATGGAGAAGAGCTAAAGAAAACCATAAAGTCAGAGgttcacaaaacaaacagagctttatttaaacagatttatttatgagATAAGTAAAAATCATCAAACTCAACCAACAGAAGAAATCAGAactaaatagaatagaatattctGTATTGATCCCCAAACTGATCAATAGGTTATTAGTTGACAAGCTACTTTGTCAAAGGTGTTAAATGTTAATGATACAAATATAACCATAAGCAACAAAATTTAGAAGGTATATATAGAGCTCTGGAagaaatgaagagcccactgcactgaaccccattaaaacctcctggttattggttattgtcattattaagctctgcatctttttagttattttgaccatttcccattttctgctaataaatacaaaatttttgcttggaatttcagataCATggtgtcagtagttcatagaataaaagaacaatgttcattttactcaaacataaacctataaagagtaaaatcagagaaactgataatttaaagtggtctcttaatttttcccagagctgtatatataaACCTAAGATTAATGCAAGTAattcaaatatgacttaaaataaataaataacaagcatACACATGTAACTATGTTAATCTATAAATAATCTCTAAATGAGTGAAgagaaaaatttgatttaaattccTCAGAGTTGAGCTTGTAAAGTCTGATGTCTGCAGGCAgaaatcaatcaagtttatttgtatatatgcacatttcagcaacatggcagttcaaagtgctttacatcatgaaaacattacattaataGAAGcctctctgttgtttttttaggggTTACCACCCCTTTAAACCTTTAGGAATGATTTTCTGTGGTGCATTTTGGTAAAATATCAAGTCACCCttcaatgttctgttttttcttctccagcggagccttcctgttatctatCCCGTCATCAAACTCTTCAACAGCCCGCCCGGTTCCTCCCCGGAGGCGCCGGCCTTCAGCAGGCGGGGTAAAACCCGACACCTGACGCTGCTGCGGTCCAGCTACAGCTTCCCGTCCGGGACCAGGTACCCGCCTCGCCTCCCTCAGAACCTGGACTTCAAACGCATCGGGTTCGTCCTGCTGCAGCCGCCGCCGCCCGCCTCGCCTCCGGACGCCTCCGATGGTCCGGCCGACCGCGCCTCCCATGTCCTCCTGAAGCGCCTCCTGCTGAGCAGGAAGGAGCAGAACTCTGACATCATCATCACCTCCACCATCTCTCTGCCGACGACGGAGCAGATTAAATACCACTGCAGGACGCTGGCCGgcctgaggaggaggaagacgaggctATGTGCTCCTGCTGCAGGGAAACCGAGCCTGAAGGAAGTCGCTTCTCCTCAGGGTTCTGCTTCCTGTGTGGATGCTGTTGATGAAGATGAGGCCACCACTGAGgaagagctggaggaggagagcgACATGCTTCTGGTTTTATCCGAATCTTCGCCCAGCGCTGCAGGAAGCGTCTCCCATGACGACAATGACGACCTGCTTGGTCCGGCAGAGTCAGAACCGCAGAGGAAAGCAgcagaagatgaagatgaagaagacgcCCAGCAGCAGGTAAATtaaactcttcttcttcttttattgtCACTGTGCTCAaacgaaacaaacaaaataaaaaaatagcaactcTGAGGCTAGtcaaaaattttttataaaataatattatattttaatattatatatacatattatatTAATGATTCCATTTATAACCAGAGTTGAGTAGCAacaagttacatttactcagttgcaatttatttgagtaacgttttggaaaataattacttttaggagtatttttactacgccgAACTTTGTACATTCTGCTGTGAAGTACTGCTATttatatttcagtaatttttatCAGAAAGTATCACTACTGTTagttgagtaaaatgtctggattttctacccactcaatgaaaaacaaacacgttttaACCAGAACTTCACCAGACACACGTCTGacgttttctgttaaagtttcataagttttttattaaaggaactgatttggaaaaatgtttcttctccctgattttattttgtaattgctatttatatgaattattttaatttcagtctctaaaataccaaaatttccacataaattTACATTCTGTTTCGTCTGatggtgtaatttttaaatgctaaatgattgatattttgatcagtataatttttaccaaatattttttactcttaAGTAATTTCTCAGATGggtagtttttacttttactcgagtaaaaatTTCGACGAGgtgctactcttactttagTATAATTTTTTGCTGCTCTACCCATCTCTGCCTGCTGCCGcgttaaaatctaaatctgttttCAGGAGAAGTTTTCATCGGAGGaaactgaggaagaggaggacgatgGTCAGAGGGAGTCGGAGGACGTGGTGTTCGCTCAGGATTACCTCCACAGAGTAAGAACAGAAATACTCCTTACAGTACATGGAGAAAGTATTCACAACTCTAGAGGTTTTCAGATTACAGCCATGaacattatttattgttttgttggaGTTGAACTCCACAGAATAACACGAAGTGATGCATAGCAGGATGAGGAAGTGATGCACGGTTtatgaaattattgtttttatttgtccacAACCCGACTCAGTAGTTTATAGTACCACGCTTTGCTGCAGTTAAAGATGTAAATAACTGGTTGTGATAAGCAAAAAATCAGTTAATTggataataaatacaaatttaataaCAGCTTGAAATTTATGCATATAAAAtcaaggccttaaaatgtct from Xiphophorus hellerii strain 12219 chromosome 13, Xiphophorus_hellerii-4.1, whole genome shotgun sequence includes:
- the gon4la gene encoding GON-4-like protein; protein product: MSSVRKRLKLSPAKQQHASSSSGVGPAPLSSDDVLLLPPAAPCQAEEGEEEGYLLVEEDTTDSSLIITMEDNQKEVKAQRKKAAKRKKRTLNEKEVDDQGRKSETEEEEETGVEVEIDKDLDQALETKSKQHNLTTVNVKNIIHEVITNEHVVAMMKAAINETEAVPPFEPKMTRSKFKEVVEKGVVIPTWNISPIKKSSDATKAPQFVDIPLEEEDSSDEEYRPDEEEEDETAEDTFQESDMESTASSPRGTRLNRAEDDSCSPWQTSRIRSRRLKDGLMGPPPPPKAPPSKGATDSSFLEKLHAVEEELAGCMEPYQPMSESEDESGVMAYRTRSKRPLRNVPLGQLEAELRAPDITPDMYDSSSAPEDRDWTDWLRGLMSSDVDNEEECDDEDDPEYNFLADIDEPDLEDYRDDKAVRITKKEVNELMEELFETLKEDLAGQEVDDEDEEQQEETPAFQALTLEEQRVDAAEDEAEDEPITGLRTVRQQLALIRKRRQTNPMFSAQSPEPFTLTLSPQQQQRLQQQLQQHIQLLTQINLLASPVPKLHSEAETTRQFLFELDMLAQRVEIFRSADDPGFRSAFRTTNLQGALELLEELRQTPIDYRPQSHKPDGRGHMRCFPVMPAELAWLFATRPVFLYPELLPCVNLDPAMYCPRRTAAFTAAEDCLLVLGLRNMEGACDPPKLVSQFLLRKTVVQVRRRILQCCRPGSPDNIVKAFRYQQVVWPMLVASSNVDPAELRPPVARDEKSMPLWLVRSLPVIYPVIKLFNSPPGSSPEAPAFSRRGKTRHLTLLRSSYSFPSGTRYPPRLPQNLDFKRIGFVLLQPPPPASPPDASDGPADRASHVLLKRLLLSRKEQNSDIIITSTISLPTTEQIKYHCRTLAGLRRRKTRLCAPAAGKPSLKEVASPQGSASCVDAVDEDEATTEEELEEESDMLLVLSESSPSAAGSVSHDDNDDLLGPAESEPQRKAAEDEDEEDAQQQEKFSSEETEEEEDDGQRESEDVVFAQDYLHRVCEAVQVRPGLSEQLLQVLDEFSALGPSGAPEVLYDRLGCLLRPWPQLLKDFAAFLNPRQARRCGLLLEQRLFERSRRFLRRMGRSLGESSPLYQQVVSVLQGSSAPSSEDVDKVSSLLRKHPDLQDEVQEIFQQLHSCSRTAADSACQNPSSGGGEPIDALVEGDEDDDREQQAVCAKNITVSSSGEKVVVWTREADRAILTACQQRGATTKTFRQVSALLGNKTVKQVRLRFQDLMKLFLSASQRSSRAESAPD